Proteins encoded together in one Desulfatirhabdium butyrativorans DSM 18734 window:
- a CDS encoding ATP synthase F0 subunit B, with the protein MKCQKLRAGTKTVLMLVLAAMVFCLPIVAVASGGGEGQGEHGSGATPGWVATDTYRVMNFVVLAGALIFLLRKPLAQALDSRIKGIRVQLEDLEAKKSAAEKELAKYESQIAELSKESDKIISEYIRQGNDAKAKILKEAEAAAIKLEEQAKRNIEHEFQQAKEKLQAEIIEKALEKAEGRIKSKITAEDQNLLIDEYLQKVVA; encoded by the coding sequence ATGAAATGCCAAAAGCTCAGGGCGGGAACGAAAACAGTTTTGATGTTGGTTCTGGCAGCGATGGTGTTTTGCCTGCCGATAGTTGCTGTTGCCTCGGGGGGAGGGGAAGGACAGGGTGAACATGGTAGTGGCGCAACACCTGGATGGGTTGCAACAGATACCTATCGGGTGATGAATTTTGTCGTGCTTGCCGGTGCCTTGATCTTCCTTTTGCGAAAGCCGCTTGCACAGGCCCTTGATTCCAGAATCAAGGGGATTCGGGTGCAACTCGAGGATCTGGAAGCAAAAAAAAGTGCTGCAGAAAAAGAGCTTGCGAAGTATGAGTCTCAAATTGCAGAATTGAGCAAGGAAAGTGACAAAATCATTTCCGAATATATACGGCAAGGTAACGATGCAAAGGCCAAGATACTGAAAGAGGCCGAAGCAGCAGCCATCAAGCTGGAGGAGCAGGCGAAGCGAAATATCGAGCATGAATTTCAGCAGGCCAAAGAAAAATTGCAAGCTGAGATCATCGAAAAAGCGCTGGAGAAGGCTGAAGGCCGGATCAAATCCAAAATTACCGCTGAGGATCAGAACCTACTCATCGATGAATATCTACAGAAGGTGGTCGCTTAA
- the atpH gene encoding ATP synthase F1 subunit delta, with protein MKNLAIARRYAKALLAIGKDDGNAETYRSELRGVTRIFCEDQQLETVINNPLYPSVSRKQILQSILQKLDISAVMKSYLLLLFDKGRFGFLKVICEFYEKLADDYKGIARANLTSAIELSAETIEKIRSALSRKTGREIVLAVEHDPMLIGGIVTKIGDLVLDGSIRTQLLNMKESLKRGERV; from the coding sequence ATGAAAAACTTGGCTATTGCACGACGGTATGCGAAAGCGCTTCTGGCAATTGGTAAGGATGACGGGAATGCCGAAACTTATCGGTCGGAATTGAGAGGTGTTACCCGGATATTCTGTGAGGACCAACAACTCGAAACAGTTATAAACAATCCGCTCTACCCTTCAGTCTCCCGCAAGCAGATTCTTCAGTCAATCCTTCAGAAACTCGACATTTCCGCTGTCATGAAATCCTATCTGCTCCTTTTGTTCGATAAAGGGCGTTTTGGCTTTTTGAAAGTCATTTGTGAATTTTACGAAAAGCTGGCTGATGATTACAAGGGGATTGCAAGGGCAAACCTCACATCGGCCATTGAGCTGTCGGCAGAGACGATCGAAAAGATACGATCTGCACTGTCACGAAAGACGGGCAGAGAAATTGTTTTGGCAGTCGAACACGATCCCATGCTGATTGGCGGGATCGTTACAAAAATTGGCGATTTGGTTCTGGATGGGAGTATTAGGACGCAATTACTCAACATGAAAGAATCTTTGAAAAGGGGTGAGCGTGTATAA
- the atpA gene encoding F0F1 ATP synthase subunit alpha: MELRAEEISQIIKDQIRDYDKKVELSETGIVLSVGDGIARVYGLEKVMALELVEFPGGILGLVLNLEEDNVGVAIMGDDIHIKEGDIVKRTGRIAQVPVGDAVVGRVVSAVGEPIDGKGPIDAKEYRRVEMVAPGVIARKSVHEPMVTGIKAIDAMTPVGRGQRELIIGDRQIGKTSIAIDSILSQKGQDVYCIYVACGQKKSTVAQVVAIFEKYGAMAYTTVVAACASDPATLQYIAPYAGCAMAEYYRDSKRHALIIYDDLSKQAVAYRQVSLLLRRPPGREAYPGDIFYNHSRLLERAAKLNDELGAGSLTALPIIETQAGDVSAYIPTNVISITDGQIYLEPKLFFAGIRPAINVGLSVSRVGGAAQTKSMKQVAGTLRLDLAQYRELEAFAAFGSDLDKSTQQQLTRGARLVEILKQPLYRPLPLEKQVSILYAGTRGYLDKYPVNVLSKYETGLYTFIEERHPKIFKELAEKKIINEEIEAMLKKALEEYDEEFKDTIK; this comes from the coding sequence ATGGAATTAAGAGCCGAAGAAATCAGTCAAATCATCAAGGATCAGATCAGGGATTACGACAAGAAGGTTGAACTCAGCGAAACGGGTATCGTTCTCTCGGTTGGTGATGGAATTGCCCGTGTTTATGGACTCGAGAAGGTCATGGCCCTCGAGTTGGTTGAGTTCCCGGGGGGCATCCTCGGATTGGTGCTGAACCTCGAAGAGGACAATGTCGGTGTGGCTATCATGGGTGATGATATTCACATCAAGGAGGGAGACATTGTCAAGCGAACCGGACGAATTGCTCAGGTTCCTGTAGGCGATGCAGTCGTTGGGCGTGTCGTTTCGGCCGTCGGGGAGCCGATTGACGGTAAAGGTCCCATCGATGCAAAAGAGTATCGTCGAGTAGAAATGGTGGCTCCTGGGGTTATCGCAAGAAAGAGCGTTCATGAACCAATGGTTACAGGTATCAAGGCTATCGATGCCATGACACCGGTTGGAAGAGGGCAGCGCGAGTTGATCATCGGAGACCGCCAGATCGGCAAAACGTCCATCGCCATCGATTCAATTCTGAGTCAGAAGGGGCAGGATGTTTACTGTATATATGTGGCGTGCGGTCAAAAAAAATCGACCGTAGCTCAGGTTGTCGCCATTTTTGAGAAATATGGCGCCATGGCCTACACTACGGTTGTTGCGGCATGCGCCAGCGATCCTGCAACACTGCAATATATTGCACCTTATGCAGGATGTGCGATGGCGGAATATTACAGAGATAGCAAGAGACATGCCCTGATCATTTACGATGATCTTTCCAAACAGGCCGTAGCCTATCGCCAGGTCTCTTTGTTGCTGCGTCGACCGCCAGGACGGGAAGCATATCCGGGCGATATTTTTTACAACCACTCACGGTTGCTTGAGAGAGCAGCAAAACTCAACGATGAGCTAGGCGCCGGTTCACTTACGGCTTTGCCGATCATTGAAACGCAGGCCGGTGACGTGTCTGCATACATTCCCACAAACGTTATTTCCATTACGGATGGGCAAATCTATCTCGAACCCAAACTTTTCTTTGCTGGTATTCGTCCCGCCATCAACGTCGGGCTATCCGTTTCACGAGTCGGAGGGGCTGCACAGACAAAGTCGATGAAGCAGGTGGCTGGTACGCTTCGACTCGACCTTGCGCAATACCGCGAACTGGAGGCTTTTGCCGCCTTTGGCAGTGACCTGGATAAATCAACACAGCAGCAATTGACACGTGGCGCACGTCTTGTCGAAATTCTGAAACAGCCGCTATACAGACCTCTTCCTCTCGAGAAACAGGTATCCATTCTTTACGCAGGTACAAGGGGATATCTCGATAAATATCCGGTCAATGTATTGTCCAAGTATGAAACAGGACTCTACACCTTTATCGAAGAGAGGCATCCAAAGATTTTTAAGGAATTGGCCGAGAAGAAGATCATCAATGAAGAAATCGAAGCCATGTTGAAAAAGGCCTTGGAAGAATACGACGAAGAATTCAAGGATACGATCAAGTAA
- the atpG gene encoding ATP synthase F1 subunit gamma, with amino-acid sequence MAKLKEVKVKISAVKKTKQITKAMNMVAASKLRGAQQNMEAFRPYARKFAEVLESLVQRSGEGASPLIVPREQVRHVQIILCTSDRGLCGGFNANLAFKAEAFSDELLKKGIEVSFSNFGKKGRDWGRKTKMNIVSDHIGIVGTKFGFNIASTFGQRIIDRFLQRQVDEVYIIYPEFRSVSKQVPIIKKILPIEPEAPVMNAEKPDKGYQAEHICEPSSEELLGDLMPTHVFVQLHKALLETSASEHAARMVAMDNATKACNDMIGSLTLAYNKARQAAITADLMDIVGGAEALKG; translated from the coding sequence ATGGCGAAACTCAAGGAAGTCAAAGTAAAAATCAGCGCAGTCAAGAAAACGAAGCAGATTACCAAAGCGATGAATATGGTTGCGGCTTCGAAATTGCGCGGAGCTCAGCAAAATATGGAGGCATTTCGTCCTTATGCCAGGAAATTTGCTGAAGTATTGGAGAGTCTTGTTCAGAGGTCGGGTGAAGGGGCAAGTCCATTGATTGTGCCGAGAGAACAGGTGCGACATGTCCAAATCATTCTGTGTACATCTGATCGAGGACTATGCGGTGGCTTCAATGCGAACCTTGCCTTTAAGGCAGAGGCATTTTCGGATGAGCTCCTTAAAAAAGGAATTGAAGTCTCCTTCAGTAATTTCGGGAAAAAGGGACGAGACTGGGGTCGTAAGACTAAAATGAATATTGTTTCCGACCATATTGGTATTGTGGGAACAAAATTTGGTTTCAATATTGCTTCAACATTCGGACAGCGCATTATTGACCGTTTTCTGCAACGGCAGGTTGATGAAGTTTATATCATATATCCGGAGTTCCGATCGGTATCAAAGCAGGTCCCAATCATCAAGAAGATTCTCCCCATTGAACCTGAAGCTCCTGTGATGAATGCCGAAAAGCCAGACAAAGGCTATCAGGCTGAGCACATTTGTGAGCCTTCTTCTGAGGAGCTTTTAGGGGACTTGATGCCGACGCATGTTTTCGTTCAACTTCACAAGGCGCTATTGGAAACCTCGGCCAGTGAACATGCGGCAAGAATGGTGGCCATGGATAATGCTACGAAGGCTTGTAACGATATGATCGGCAGTTTGACGCTCGCATACAACAAAGCGAGGCAAGCTGCCATTACGGCTGATTTAATGGATATTGTCGGTGGTGCAGAAGCTTTGAAAGGATAA